Part of the Leptotrichia sp. oral taxon 215 str. W9775 genome is shown below.
TTTAACTGCATGATTATATTCTGAATATCCTCAACTGCAATAGGGTCAACCCCTGCAAAAGGCTCATCCAGAAGGATAAAATCAGGATTAGTGGAAATCGTTCTGGCAATTTCCACCCTTCTTCTTTCCCCTCCTGAAAGGGCATATCCTAAACTTTTTGCTACATGGGAAAGTTTAAATTCTTCTATAAGATTATTCATTGTTTCTATTCTTTCCTTTTTAGGAATTCCACGCATTTCCAAAACTGAAACTATATTTTCCTCAACAGTAAGATTTCTGAACACTGAAGCTTCCTGAGGAAGATATCCCAGTCCAAGCCTAGCCCTCTTGTACATTGGAAAATTCGTAATATCTTCTCCATTGTATAGTACTCTTCCGTTGTTTGGCTTTACAATTCCAGTTATCATGTAAAATGTCGTTGTTTTTCCTGCACCGTTTGGTCCAAGAAGTCCTACAACCTCACCTTTTTCCATGCTTAAGCTGACACTTTTAACAACTTCCCTGTTTTTATATATTTTTTTCAAACTGTCAGCCTCTATATTAATTTTTCTACTCATTGTAATATAACAGCTCCTAATTATTTATTTT
Proteins encoded:
- the lptB gene encoding LPS export ABC transporter ATP-binding protein, translating into MSRKINIEADSLKKIYKNREVVKSVSLSMEKGEVVGLLGPNGAGKTTTFYMITGIVKPNNGRVLYNGEDITNFPMYKRARLGLGYLPQEASVFRNLTVEENIVSVLEMRGIPKKERIETMNNLIEEFKLSHVAKSLGYALSGGERRRVEIARTISTNPDFILLDEPFAGVDPIAVEDIQNIIMQLKERGLGILITDHNVRETLRITERAYIMAEGTILIAGTGQEIANNETARKVYLGDNFKLD